Proteins from one Amycolatopsis endophytica genomic window:
- a CDS encoding mandelate racemase/muconate lactonizing enzyme family protein, producing the protein MGESRIAESRVRVLRAPVRDGIAMSFSALPYRTMVLVELEDATGVVGRGESWVNFPGWASTERVATLREGVLPLLDGQDTERIIAVQRRLVGALAPLGRQWGAPGPVSQAISAVDVALWDLRGRRQGSAIADLGGGRVRDEVDVYASSLGPTGVAELAARCRDRGFRAVKVKLGFGSETDDANLAAVRRICGDDVEVYGDANQAWSVEEAVAAAPMLREHGVAWIEEPVRGDRVEDLERLFEATGLAIATGENVYGRAAFWSYVESPAVAVVQPDVSKTGGLTEALAVCALAEARGKKVAPHLYGGAVAYLATLQLAALSPAVSVVEYDVRDNPLRDPLLCDPPQPVSGRLALPAGPGLGAEFDGAALDRLMAATP; encoded by the coding sequence GTGGGCGAGTCACGAATCGCGGAGAGCCGGGTGCGAGTGCTGCGGGCTCCGGTTCGCGACGGGATCGCGATGTCGTTCTCGGCGCTGCCGTACCGGACCATGGTGCTGGTCGAGCTGGAGGACGCGACGGGGGTGGTCGGGCGCGGCGAGAGCTGGGTGAACTTCCCCGGATGGGCATCGACCGAACGCGTCGCCACCCTGCGTGAAGGTGTGCTCCCGTTGCTCGACGGGCAGGACACCGAACGGATCATCGCGGTGCAGCGGCGACTGGTGGGCGCCCTGGCGCCGCTCGGGCGGCAATGGGGTGCACCGGGACCGGTGTCGCAGGCGATCAGCGCGGTCGACGTGGCGTTGTGGGACCTGCGCGGCAGGCGCCAGGGGAGTGCGATCGCCGACCTCGGCGGTGGCCGGGTCCGCGACGAGGTCGACGTCTACGCCAGCAGTCTCGGCCCCACCGGGGTCGCGGAGCTGGCGGCGCGCTGCCGGGATCGCGGCTTCCGGGCGGTCAAGGTGAAGCTCGGGTTCGGCTCGGAGACCGACGACGCCAACTTGGCCGCCGTGCGCCGCATCTGCGGGGACGATGTCGAGGTCTATGGTGACGCCAACCAGGCCTGGTCGGTGGAGGAGGCGGTCGCGGCGGCTCCGATGCTGCGCGAGCACGGCGTCGCGTGGATCGAGGAGCCGGTGCGCGGTGACCGGGTCGAGGACCTGGAGCGGTTGTTCGAAGCGACCGGCCTGGCCATCGCCACCGGCGAGAACGTCTACGGCCGCGCCGCGTTCTGGTCCTACGTGGAGTCGCCCGCGGTCGCCGTCGTGCAGCCGGACGTGTCCAAGACCGGAGGTCTCACCGAGGCGCTGGCGGTGTGCGCGCTCGCCGAGGCGCGCGGCAAGAAGGTCGCGCCGCACCTCTACGGCGGCGCCGTGGCGTACCTGGCCACGTTGCAGCTGGCCGCCCTCTCTCCTGCGGTGTCGGTCGTGGAGTACGACGTGCGGGACAACCCGCTGCGCGACCCGCTCCTGTGCGATCCGCCGCAACCCGTGTCCGGCCGGCTGGCGTTGCCTGCCGGCCCCGGCCTCGGCGCCGAGTTCGACGGGGCGGCCCTCGACCGCCTGATGGCGGCCACCCCGTGA